The Sporomusa termitida genome has a window encoding:
- the ilvA gene encoding threonine ammonia-lyase: protein MTGVTLSDIEQAREVLAGVIHHTTLDRSSTFSSLASSDVYLKLENLQKTGSFKIRGAYNKIKSLTPEEKLRGVIAASAGNHAQGVAYGARAAGIKATIVMPEIAPLAKITATRGYGAEVVLAGGVYDEAYAKAIELQAETGQTFIHAFNDHAVIAGQGTIGLEILADLEDVDAIVVPIGGGGLIAGIAVAVKELAPHVKVYGVQAQGAPAMYMSKKAHAIKTTRDAETFADGIAVKIPGDLTFALIEKYVDDIFVIDDEAIAGTILMLLERAKLMVEGAGAISLAAILHDRIPAKGKLVSVISGGNVDVNFISRIIERGLVKAGRRVRLQTVVVDRPGSLQRLLAIIARLQANVLYVSHDRVERHVPLGQAVVEIGLETRDVLHTEHIMASLRREQYKVEII from the coding sequence ATGACCGGTGTAACACTGTCAGATATTGAGCAAGCCAGGGAGGTGCTGGCTGGCGTTATTCATCATACTACTCTTGATCGCAGCAGTACTTTTAGTTCTCTGGCCAGCAGTGATGTTTATTTAAAATTAGAAAACCTGCAAAAAACCGGGTCTTTCAAGATCCGGGGTGCCTATAATAAAATTAAGAGCTTAACCCCGGAGGAAAAGCTGCGCGGGGTTATCGCCGCTTCGGCGGGCAATCATGCCCAAGGCGTCGCTTATGGTGCCAGGGCAGCCGGGATTAAAGCCACGATTGTCATGCCGGAGATTGCGCCTTTGGCAAAGATTACGGCTACCCGGGGCTATGGGGCTGAGGTTGTCCTAGCCGGAGGCGTCTATGATGAAGCCTATGCCAAAGCGATTGAACTTCAGGCCGAAACCGGCCAGACCTTTATTCATGCCTTTAACGATCATGCCGTTATTGCCGGGCAGGGGACCATTGGTCTGGAAATATTAGCGGATCTGGAAGATGTCGATGCCATTGTTGTGCCTATTGGCGGTGGTGGTTTGATTGCCGGTATTGCTGTGGCCGTGAAAGAATTGGCGCCGCATGTAAAAGTGTATGGCGTGCAGGCCCAGGGGGCACCGGCCATGTATATGTCCAAAAAGGCGCATGCCATTAAAACAACCAGGGACGCGGAAACCTTTGCTGATGGTATTGCTGTTAAAATTCCCGGGGACCTGACTTTTGCGCTGATCGAAAAATATGTGGATGATATTTTTGTCATTGATGATGAAGCAATTGCCGGCACAATTCTGATGCTGTTGGAGCGGGCCAAACTGATGGTGGAAGGGGCCGGGGCCATTAGTCTTGCTGCTATTTTGCATGACCGGATTCCGGCCAAGGGCAAGCTTGTCAGTGTAATTTCCGGTGGGAATGTTGATGTTAATTTTATATCCCGGATTATTGAACGTGGTCTGGTGAAGGCCGGCCGGCGTGTGCGTCTTCAGACTGTTGTCGTAGACCGGCCGGGCAGTCTGCAGCGGCTGCTGGCTATTATTGCCCGGTTGCAGGCCAATGTTCTCTATGTTTCCCATGACCGGGTTGAACGGCATGTGCCGTTGGGCCAGGCTGTTGTCGAGATTGGGCTGGAGACAAGAGATGTTCTTCATACTGAACACATTATGGCATCCCTGCGTCGAGAGCAGTATAAGGTAGAGATTATTTAA
- the glmU gene encoding bifunctional UDP-N-acetylglucosamine diphosphorylase/glucosamine-1-phosphate N-acetyltransferase GlmU gives MSNLMTIILAAGKGTRMKSALPKVLHQVGGKPMVQQVLDAAKYAGAVRNVVVIGFGAQSVADALAGQAEFAVQAEQLGTGHAVMQARQQLAVFDGTVMVLCGDTPLLTGALLQKMYDEHCRAQAVATVLTAVMPDPAGYGRVIRNPAGQVVKIVEHKDANPAELAVNEVNTGIYCFAAKELLSALDGLTCNNAQGEYYLTDVIAILNSNQHKVWAVAAPDYHETLGINSRAQLAEAEGIIRRRQLDLLMDSGVTIMDPGSTFIDAQVEIGPDSIIYPFTWIEGNSKIGANAVLGPNSRIVNTVIGPRSTLHFTYAHDCVIGEDVTVGPYVHLRPNTEIKNGAKIGNFVEVKNTVVGEKSKIPHLSYIGDTDMGAGVNIGSGTITVNYDGKHKHRTTIEDEAFIGCNTNLVAPVTIGRGSYIAAGSTITKNVPPGSLGVARSRQSNLEGWAEKQRR, from the coding sequence ATGTCGAATTTGATGACCATCATCCTGGCAGCTGGTAAAGGCACCCGTATGAAGTCGGCTTTGCCGAAGGTGTTGCACCAGGTTGGTGGTAAACCTATGGTTCAGCAGGTGCTTGATGCCGCCAAGTACGCCGGCGCCGTCAGGAATGTTGTTGTCATTGGTTTTGGTGCTCAGAGTGTAGCGGACGCACTGGCGGGCCAGGCAGAGTTTGCTGTGCAGGCAGAACAGCTTGGTACCGGGCATGCCGTGATGCAGGCCAGGCAGCAGCTGGCGGTATTTGATGGTACGGTGATGGTATTATGCGGTGATACGCCGCTTTTGACCGGAGCACTTTTGCAAAAGATGTATGACGAGCATTGCCGCGCGCAGGCTGTGGCGACTGTACTTACCGCAGTTATGCCTGATCCGGCCGGATATGGACGGGTAATCCGCAATCCGGCGGGCCAGGTTGTCAAAATTGTTGAACACAAGGACGCTAATCCGGCTGAACTGGCAGTAAACGAGGTTAATACCGGTATCTATTGCTTCGCAGCCAAAGAATTGCTCAGCGCGCTTGACGGCCTGACCTGCAATAATGCCCAAGGCGAGTATTATCTCACTGATGTCATTGCCATTTTAAACAGCAATCAGCATAAGGTATGGGCAGTGGCGGCCCCTGACTACCATGAGACCCTGGGCATAAACTCCCGGGCGCAGCTGGCTGAGGCCGAAGGAATAATCAGGCGCCGGCAGCTGGATTTGCTCATGGACAGTGGCGTCACGATTATGGACCCGGGCAGTACCTTTATTGACGCACAGGTTGAGATCGGTCCTGACAGTATTATTTACCCCTTTACATGGATAGAAGGCAATAGTAAAATCGGCGCTAACGCAGTGCTTGGCCCTAATAGCCGTATCGTGAATACGGTTATCGGCCCTCGTTCCACACTGCATTTTACGTATGCCCATGACTGTGTAATTGGTGAAGATGTAACTGTAGGGCCCTATGTCCATTTACGGCCGAACACGGAAATAAAAAATGGCGCCAAAATCGGCAATTTTGTGGAAGTAAAGAATACAGTTGTTGGTGAGAAGAGTAAAATACCTCATCTTAGTTATATCGGCGACACCGATATGGGGGCTGGTGTAAATATTGGATCAGGTACGATTACGGTTAATTATGATGGCAAGCATAAACACCGCACTACCATCGAAGATGAGGCTTTTATTGGCTGCAATACCAATCTGGTAGCTCCTGTTACTATTGGCCGTGGTTCTTATATAGCGGCCGGGTCAACGATTACCAAAAACGTTCCCCCTGGTTCTCTTGGAGTAGCGCGCTCACGCCAGAGTAATCTTGAGGGCTGGGCGGAAAAACAGCGGAGGTAA
- a CDS encoding ribose-phosphate diphosphokinase: protein MEDTKRLRIFSGNANPALAHEIAAYLGLTVGDAFVGRFNNGEIQVMIDESVRGTDVFIVQPTSYPVNDNMMEMLIMIDAVKRASARNITAVIPYYAYARQDRKTRGREPISAKLMANLLTVAGATRVVTMDLHAGQIQGFFDIPVDNLPGVPTLAEYIMSLQLEDLVVVSPDLGGVSRARLFADRMHAPIAIIEKRRPAPGVAEVMNLIGNVEGKTAVIVDDIVDTAGSLTEGANALSRMGAKAVYACCTHAVLSDPAVERIQKSNITELIVTNTIPMSAAKASSKIKVLSVAPLLGEAIIRIFGELSVSKLFDD, encoded by the coding sequence GTGGAAGATACTAAACGGTTACGAATATTCAGCGGCAACGCCAATCCAGCGTTAGCCCACGAAATTGCAGCTTATCTCGGGTTGACAGTAGGCGATGCTTTTGTCGGCAGGTTTAATAATGGTGAAATTCAGGTTATGATTGATGAAAGTGTCCGCGGAACAGATGTCTTTATTGTTCAGCCGACAAGCTATCCGGTTAACGATAATATGATGGAAATGTTAATTATGATTGATGCTGTAAAACGTGCATCGGCCAGAAACATTACTGCAGTTATTCCTTATTATGCATATGCCCGCCAGGACAGAAAAACCCGCGGCCGGGAACCTATTTCCGCCAAACTGATGGCTAATCTCTTAACGGTAGCAGGAGCTACCCGGGTAGTTACCATGGATCTCCATGCCGGTCAGATTCAGGGTTTCTTTGATATTCCTGTGGATAACCTGCCAGGTGTACCTACCCTGGCTGAATATATTATGTCCTTGCAACTGGAAGACCTTGTTGTTGTTTCTCCCGATCTGGGCGGTGTTTCTAGGGCCCGGCTGTTTGCTGACCGTATGCATGCGCCGATTGCTATTATCGAAAAGCGCCGCCCGGCCCCGGGTGTAGCTGAGGTAATGAACCTGATTGGCAATGTCGAGGGAAAAACAGCTGTTATTGTCGATGATATCGTTGATACGGCCGGTTCACTGACGGAAGGGGCTAATGCCCTATCCCGCATGGGCGCCAAAGCGGTGTATGCCTGCTGTACTCACGCCGTGTTGAGCGACCCGGCGGTAGAGCGGATACAAAAGTCGAATATTACCGAACTTATTGTTACTAATACTATTCCCATGTCGGCAGCGAAAGCCAGTTCTAAGATTAAAGTACTGTCGGTTGCCCCGCTCCTGGGGGAGGCGATTATCCGGATCTTTGGTGAACTCTCTGTCAGCAAATTGTTTGACGATTAA